The Caproicibacterium amylolyticum genome includes the window GCAGGACGCGGAAGCGGTGCGCAGTTCCCAAGGGGTGCAGGCGGTTATGCCCACGTGGTACGAGGATGTGCTTAGCCATGTGGAAAAAGAGGATGCGGTCATCCGGATTCATGCTCTGCCCGAAAAGGGCGCACAGGATACCGGTGGCACCTCCATGAACCGCCCCATTCTCACCTCTGGCCGCTGGCCGCAGTCTGTGGAAGAGTGTGTTCTGGACCAAAAAAAAACACTGACCAATGAGTCCCTGAAAATCGGCGATGAAGTGACTGTGCAGGAACAGGGTGACAAAAAAGAGCTGAAAAAAACAAAGTTTAAAATTGTCGGCTTCGTGAAGTCCCCCATGTACCTCAGCTTTACGCTTGGCAACACCAACATTGGCAGCGGGCAGTTGAACCACTACCTGTATGTGCTGCCGCAGGTGTTTACAAATTCCGTTTACACGCAGCTTTTTGTCACAGTCAAGGACGCAGCCGCGCTGAATTCCTTTTCGCAGGAATATAAAGATAAAGTGAAGACCGTTACCGATGCATTGACCGCAGTCGGCAAGCAGCGCGCGCCCCTGCGCCGTGCGGAAGTTGTTGGTGACGCACAGAAGGAGCTGGACAGCAGCCGCAAGACCTTTGAAACCCAGAAAGCGGATGCAGAAAAGCAGCTGACGGACGCGAAAGCAAAACTGGACAGTGCCGCCGCCCAGCTTGCGCAGAATACTGCCAAACTGGATAGTTCGCAGAAGCAGATTGCAGAAGGCGCTGTAAAGCTGGAGGAAGCGCGCGTTTCCTACGAAAGCGGTCTGCAGCAGTACAACACACAGAAACAGCGGGTGGAAAGCCAGCTGGCGGCAGCCTCAAAAAAGCTGCAGAGCGGGCATGACACCATTCAGAGTGCCCAACAGCAGATTGAGGATAGCCGAAGCGAGCTGGATGCGCAAAAAAAACAGCTGGCAGATGTAAAAGCACAGCTGGACAATCAGGCCCAGCAGCTTGCCGCCGCACAGACCCAGTGGGAACAGTCCAAGCAAAAGCTGGACGCCGCCGCAGGCGAAGTGGAGCAGGCACGCGCCGCGCTGGCACAGCTGGAAGCCGCCGGGCAGGGCGCTTCGCAGGAAGCAAAAACCCTGCGTACGCAGATAACCGCCTATGAACAGCGGACTGCCCAGTTGGGTACCGCCAAAACGGAACTGGAGGAGAACCAGAAAAAGCTGGACACTGCCCGTCAGAGTTACGAAAAGCAGGCAGCTGCGGCACAGCCAAAGCTGGAACAGGCCCAGCAGCAGATTGCGGACGCGCAGAACCAGCTGGACAAACAACAGCAGACCCTTGCGGACGGTGAAGCAGCTTACCGGACACAGCGGCAGGCAGCACAAGAGCAGTTAGCTGCCGCAAAAGCCAAGCTGGACAGCGCCGCTGAGCAGATTGCCCAGAAAACGCAGGAGTTGGAGGCTGCCCGGCAGCAGGCTGCTTCCGGAAAGACCAAGCTTGCCGCTGCACAGAAAACACTTGCGCAAAATCAGGCAAAGTATACGCAGTCCAAAGCAGATACGGAAGCAAAACTTGCCAAAGCGGAAAAGCAGATTGCAGACGGCGAGGAAAAGCTGAAAGCAGTGGAAAATCCCACTTGGTATGTACTGAACCGTGACAAGAATATCGGATATAACAGTTTTACCGGCGATGCGGACCGGATGCAGTCCATTGCCCGCATGTTCCCACTGTTCTTTTTTCTGGTGGCGGCGCTGGTCGTGCTGACGACCATGACCCGTATGGTGGATGAAGAACGGCTGCAGATTGGTACCTACAAGGCACTCGGCTTTTCCAGCAGGCAGATTGCACGCAAATACCTGCTGTATGCGATGATTGTCAGTTTAAGCGGCAGTGTGACCGGTGTGGTCGTTGGCTGTCTTACCCTACCCTCCGTCTGCTGGAACGCGTACAGAATCATGTACAATGCACCGGCACTGATTCCCCGTGTGGATTTGTTCTACTCGGCAGTTGGGTGCATCGCTTCGGCCGCGATTACACTTGCGGCAACGTGGGGTGCCTGCAGCGCGGTGCTTCGGGAGCGTCCGGCTGCCCTGATGCAGCCCAAAGCGCCGCAGCCCGGCCGCCGCATCCTGCTGGAGCGGATCACGCCGCTTTGGCGGCACTTAAATTTTTCCGCCAAAGTTACTGCACGTAACCTGTTTCGCTACAAACGCCGTCTCTTGATGACTGTGATTGGCATTGCAGGCTGTACAGCGCTGATGCTGACAGGCTTCGGTATCCGGGACAGTGTGGTGCACATTGTTTCCAACCAGTATGATGACTTGTCACAGTACAACATGAGCGTAGAATTAAAGCAGACAGCCGGCATTTCGGATGGTGCAAAGAGTATTTTAAACAATCACGAGCGTATCCGCCACTGGATGCAGTATGCCTGCCGTAGTGCGGATATTGAAAATACTGTCGGAACGGTGATGTCCGGCAACCTGCTGGTGCCGCAGAACACAAAGGACTTGCCGGAGTTTGTCCGCCTGCGTGACCGCCGTACCAAACAGACAGTTGCGTTTGACAGCAGCAGCGTGGTTGTAACAGAAAAGTTGGCGAATCGCCTGAATCTAAAAGTAGGCGGCAAGGTTGTGGTACCGAACGGTGACGGAAAAAAATATACCTTTACCGTAACCGGTATTACAGAAAATTATATTTATCACTATGTCTATATCGCGCCGGAGCTTTACCAGAAAGTGACCGGAGAAACACCGGATTACAGCAGTATCTGGGCAAGTGACACCGGTAATCGGGAGGCACGCAGCCAGCTCAGCCGCGACCTGCTGAATGAGAGCGGCGTTACCACGGTGATTTATGTAGATGAAATTGCCAACAACTTTGACAGTATGATAGAGGCGCTAAACGGCATTATTCTCATCATGATTTTGTGTGCGGGCATGCTTTCGTTTGTCGTTCTGTACAACCTGACAAACATTAATATTACTGAGCGTATGCGGGAAATGGCTACCCTGCGGGTGCTGGGCTTTTACGAAAAGGAATCTGCCGGGTACATCTATCGTGAAACCACAGTGCTCACACTGATAGGCTGCCTGTGCGGTTTGGTGCTGGGTATTTTTATGCATCAGGCGGTCATTACCACTGTGGAAGTAGATGTATGTATGTTTGGCCGCAACATCGACCCGCTTTCCTACCTGTGGAGCATCCTGCTGACGCTGGCCTTCACAGCGGTGGTGGATTTACTGATGTACCCCAAATTCAAAAAAATTGATATGGTGGAAAGTTTGAAATCGGTGGATTAAGCAGACCCATCTAATCGTTTGCAGGAGCACGGCGGGTGCGTGGCAGCTTCCTTCTTTCAAAAGCATGCTGTTCTACTAGATATTGTATAATAACTTTTTTGTAACACTATAAATTCCAATGTTGTTCTATGCTAATTTAGTAATTTTAGTGAATTCTTTATCAAGAAAAAACTCTATATTGTACTGAAATGCTCTTGATTATGACACGATTCGGCTGTAAAATATAGGCATCCAAAAAAGAACAATAAGGAGGTAGTTACCATGCCATGGACACCCAATTTGTCGGTCGGCGTAAAAATGATTGATGACCAACATAAAATCTGGTTTCAAAAAGCCGAAAAGCTGTTCACAGCCGGGCAGAAAAATCAGGCCGCAGGATATATAGGTGAATTGCTCAGTTTCCTTGAGGACTATACAAAAGAGCATTTTGCCGCCGAAGAAAAATATATGCTCAGTATTCATTACCCGGAGTATGCGCTGCAAAAGCAGGCACATACAATGTTTATTGGTCGGCTGGCAAAACTGCGCAGCGATTACGAGGCTTCCGGTGGAAACCTAACCGTTATTTTGAACGCCAACAAGATTGTGCTGGATTGGTTGACACAGCACATTTCCAATATGGATAAGAAGATTGGGCAGTATGCCAAAACCATTCAAAAGTAATATTTGTTTGACAAGATTCATCAGAAATAAAATGCCGCAGCTTTTTTAAAAGCTGCGGCATTTTTGCTGTATGGATTATTCACTTGTTTTCGGCGGCTCAGGCAGTTTCTTTTTCCGCCAGCGGCCGGTGGTGTCTGTTGCATACACATAACCGCCCAGCAGCAGGAAGCTGACCGCGGTCACGGCGATGCCGGGCTTTAAACCGGGCGTACGGTATTCAAAGCGGATTTCGGCTTTGCCGGAAGGTATTTTTACCGCCATGAAGCCAACATTGACTTTCACGATTTCCGCTGCGCTGCCGTTCACTGTGGCACTCCAGCCTTTTTCATAAGGGACGCTGAAGAACACGAGCCGGTCTTTGCTGGAGGTAGCCTCGGCAGAAAAGCCCTTGCTGTCTGTTGTGAAAGAGGAGCAGGCGGTTTCCGCACGTGCTTTGCAGTCCGCAAAGTAGGCTTCTTCTGCAAAACTTGCGCTGTCGATTTTGTCGTAATGCGTCAAACCGCCCTCTTTGGCTTTCTGTACGGCTGTATCCTCTACCACAATGGCTTTCAGCAAAGCCAAGCTGCGGTTTGCCTCCGGCAGCGTATTGTACTCGGTGCGGGTGATGTATTTGTCGTAACTGAAGCCCATTGGGATGAAATACTGGTTTTCGTAAATCTTGCTGCCGTTTTGTGTGGCATAGTATTTCCAGCCTGGCATACGGGTGCCGGAGGTGTTCGGGTCAATGAAGTCCTGCCCATGATTCATGGGGTCAAACAGCCAGCGGCAGCTCAGCAGGCTGCGAATGGCGTAAACTTCCACGCCGGGTCGGCTGCCCACATCGCGGGTGACCCCGACTGTTGGGTAAAACTCCATGATGGAACCGGGAACAATGCTGTGAAACGCCTGAATGGTTGGGCGTTTCCAGTACATGGGCAGGTTGTCCATGCCGTCGTAAACGTCAATGCGGCAGAACTGCTTGCCGTCGCTTGGTAAACTGATGTCCTTGCCGCCGTTGAGCGCGTATGGAATAATTTCATTGTGGGTGTCATCGCTCTGCGTTTTGCCGGTGGTAATGTAGAACAGGCTGTACACAACGGTAATGATAGCTACGCCGCCGGTTGCCATACGCAGAAACAGCCGCTTATGGTTTTTGTAGTACTTAAACACAATGACAAGCAGCAGCAGGCTCACCAGTGCAATGGCAACATATGCCCAGAAACGGGTTGGGTATTTTTCAAGCCCGTAGGTGGTCGTTTTGGTGTTGGTAGTGCTGTTGGTCGAAATTGTTGGCATCAGGCCTATGGAAAGGCCGATAATCAGTGTAATGGCTAGCGTCCACTTAATGGCACGCCCCCAGTCTACGTCTTCCCGCTGCAGGCTGGTGATGGTGCACAGGCTCATCATAAGTGTCAGCATATAGTACCAGCGCGCGTAATAAGATGCATTAAACAGTTGGAAAGCGCTGTTTAAAACCGGTACCAGCGCCATGACAAACAGGATGGTAA containing:
- a CDS encoding ABC transporter permease gives rise to the protein MKAYGKAILRSITNSKARFLAIFIIVALGSGFFAGLAGAAPDMRLTVDRYLDKQNFMDVELISTLGFSAQDAEAVRSSQGVQAVMPTWYEDVLSHVEKEDAVIRIHALPEKGAQDTGGTSMNRPILTSGRWPQSVEECVLDQKKTLTNESLKIGDEVTVQEQGDKKELKKTKFKIVGFVKSPMYLSFTLGNTNIGSGQLNHYLYVLPQVFTNSVYTQLFVTVKDAAALNSFSQEYKDKVKTVTDALTAVGKQRAPLRRAEVVGDAQKELDSSRKTFETQKADAEKQLTDAKAKLDSAAAQLAQNTAKLDSSQKQIAEGAVKLEEARVSYESGLQQYNTQKQRVESQLAAASKKLQSGHDTIQSAQQQIEDSRSELDAQKKQLADVKAQLDNQAQQLAAAQTQWEQSKQKLDAAAGEVEQARAALAQLEAAGQGASQEAKTLRTQITAYEQRTAQLGTAKTELEENQKKLDTARQSYEKQAAAAQPKLEQAQQQIADAQNQLDKQQQTLADGEAAYRTQRQAAQEQLAAAKAKLDSAAEQIAQKTQELEAARQQAASGKTKLAAAQKTLAQNQAKYTQSKADTEAKLAKAEKQIADGEEKLKAVENPTWYVLNRDKNIGYNSFTGDADRMQSIARMFPLFFFLVAALVVLTTMTRMVDEERLQIGTYKALGFSSRQIARKYLLYAMIVSLSGSVTGVVVGCLTLPSVCWNAYRIMYNAPALIPRVDLFYSAVGCIASAAITLAATWGACSAVLRERPAALMQPKAPQPGRRILLERITPLWRHLNFSAKVTARNLFRYKRRLLMTVIGIAGCTALMLTGFGIRDSVVHIVSNQYDDLSQYNMSVELKQTAGISDGAKSILNNHERIRHWMQYACRSADIENTVGTVMSGNLLVPQNTKDLPEFVRLRDRRTKQTVAFDSSSVVVTEKLANRLNLKVGGKVVVPNGDGKKYTFTVTGITENYIYHYVYIAPELYQKVTGETPDYSSIWASDTGNREARSQLSRDLLNESGVTTVIYVDEIANNFDSMIEALNGIILIMILCAGMLSFVVLYNLTNINITERMREMATLRVLGFYEKESAGYIYRETTVLTLIGCLCGLVLGIFMHQAVITTVEVDVCMFGRNIDPLSYLWSILLTLAFTAVVDLLMYPKFKKIDMVESLKSVD
- a CDS encoding bacteriohemerythrin, giving the protein MPWTPNLSVGVKMIDDQHKIWFQKAEKLFTAGQKNQAAGYIGELLSFLEDYTKEHFAAEEKYMLSIHYPEYALQKQAHTMFIGRLAKLRSDYEASGGNLTVILNANKIVLDWLTQHISNMDKKIGQYAKTIQK
- a CDS encoding YfhO family protein — protein: MERLGIPDKRRYVLRALLLGMATAAVIFIPFMIYDRGYFLFYGDFNVQQVPFYQMCHDAIRSGSWRWSWTTDLGANFVGSYSFYLLGSPFFWLTLPFPSAAVPYLMGPLYILKFGCACMTGCIYLQRYCRSGNLAVLGGMLYAFSGFSVYNVFFNHFHEAIVFFPLFLWAMDEYMYHRRRGVFALCTFLCCFVNYYFFVGQVVFMIIYWLVRFFSNDPAYTKISKKDFGLLWVEAVLGVACSCVLLLPTLCAITQNNRINNPSNGWNALLYDSNQRYLHILSCFFFPPDLPARANFTPDSNSQWASLGAWLPLFSMSGVIAALQAKNKRWYKTLITILFVMALVPVLNSAFQLFNASYYARWYYMLTLMMSLCTITSLQREDVDWGRAIKWTLAITLIIGLSIGLMPTISTNSTTNTKTTTYGLEKYPTRFWAYVAIALVSLLLLVIVFKYYKNHKRLFLRMATGGVAIITVVYSLFYITTGKTQSDDTHNEIIPYALNGGKDISLPSDGKQFCRIDVYDGMDNLPMYWKRPTIQAFHSIVPGSIMEFYPTVGVTRDVGSRPGVEVYAIRSLLSCRWLFDPMNHGQDFIDPNTSGTRMPGWKYYATQNGSKIYENQYFIPMGFSYDKYITRTEYNTLPEANRSLALLKAIVVEDTAVQKAKEGGLTHYDKIDSASFAEEAYFADCKARAETACSSFTTDSKGFSAEATSSKDRLVFFSVPYEKGWSATVNGSAAEIVKVNVGFMAVKIPSGKAEIRFEYRTPGLKPGIAVTAVSFLLLGGYVYATDTTGRWRKKKLPEPPKTSE